The following proteins come from a genomic window of Chlamydiales bacterium:
- a CDS encoding HD domain-containing protein: MQYSFKICDPIHGLIRFNSLEQRVINSRPFQRLRYIRQMGVAYLVYPGANHTRFEHSLGVMELATKIYNMISQNFPKENIEYWRQIVRLAALCHDMGHLPFSHTAEKIFLPHGGHEKMTHKIICSQEMHLIWQDLGSEAENDIVKLAISESGLQLSSFEKLLSQIITEDNFGADRIDYLIRDAYYTGVGYRFDSHHLIDTLRMLTIKNSFFLGVTIGGIQSVESLWIARYMMYSRVYQHPKSRAYTCHMMRFMEQHYEKNLPYLEQTDFVLLTRLVEMAKRGNYDAQVLLKMEPAYEAVPCNHIPDLSQFGKNVIVDISQLKKEQREFPVLDEEGNIISSKKASHFLHAIPIGEKPMQIYVHPAFKKDLKEVLESSQSFDLKQ, encoded by the coding sequence ATGCAGTACTCTTTTAAAATTTGTGATCCTATTCATGGGTTGATTCGATTTAATTCTCTAGAGCAAAGAGTGATCAATTCGCGTCCATTTCAACGACTACGATATATTCGTCAAATGGGAGTGGCTTATTTAGTTTATCCTGGGGCGAATCATACGCGCTTCGAACATTCTCTTGGAGTGATGGAACTCGCAACAAAGATATATAACATGATTTCTCAAAATTTTCCAAAAGAAAACATTGAGTACTGGAGGCAAATTGTCCGTTTAGCAGCTCTTTGTCATGATATGGGACACCTTCCATTTTCTCATACAGCTGAGAAGATCTTCTTGCCACATGGGGGTCATGAAAAGATGACTCATAAAATTATCTGCAGTCAAGAAATGCATCTTATTTGGCAAGATTTAGGATCAGAAGCTGAAAATGATATAGTTAAATTAGCAATTAGTGAATCTGGACTACAGCTCTCTTCTTTTGAGAAATTATTATCTCAGATTATTACAGAAGATAATTTTGGTGCAGATCGGATTGATTATCTGATTCGGGATGCATATTACACAGGTGTTGGTTATCGATTTGATTCTCACCACTTGATCGATACACTACGTATGCTAACTATTAAAAATTCTTTTTTTCTCGGCGTAACCATTGGGGGTATCCAATCAGTTGAATCGCTTTGGATTGCTCGCTATATGATGTATTCTCGAGTCTATCAGCATCCAAAATCACGTGCTTATACATGCCATATGATGCGTTTCATGGAACAACATTATGAGAAGAATCTTCCTTATTTGGAACAGACGGATTTTGTTCTTTTAACACGTCTTGTAGAGATGGCAAAAAGAGGAAATTATGATGCACAAGTCCTTCTAAAGATGGAACCTGCCTATGAAGCCGTTCCCTGTAATCACATTCCAGATCTCTCCCAGTTTGGGAAAAATGTCATTGTTGATATATCTCAATTAAAGAAAGAACAGAGAGAATTTCCTGTTTTAGATGAAGAAGGAAATATTATTTCATCTAAAAAAGCCTCTCATTTTCTACATGCGATTCCGATTGGAGAAAAACCTATGCAGATTTATGTGCATCCTGCCTTTAAAAAGGATTTAAAAGAAGTTCTCGAATCTTCTCAATCATTTGATTTGAAGCAATAG
- the nusA gene encoding transcription termination factor NusA, whose translation MNKDLIAIFEYMEREKGIKRDVVITAIETALKAAARKSIKEEANVSVQINSKSGDVEVFCEKEIVNHVEHSAKEISLNTAQGLDPDCQLGQFIDVPVTPENFGRIAAQTARQIISQKLRGAERDVIYQEYRYRVNEIISGVAKRFARGANLIVDLGKVEALLPARNYPKTEKYRIGDRIYALLYEVQDLENGGAEVILSRSHPEFVNQLFRQEVPELEDGTIIIEKIVRDAGYRTKLTVRSTDQKVDPVGACVGMRGNRVKNVIRELNNEKIDIIPYSSDPVDLLQNILSPIEIRKIGVNEEENVIAIIVDDSDYAAVIGKRGMNARLTGKLIGYELEVQRMSEYNKLLEIQRLQLSESDNPNLDKPLVIEGINKLIVENLVQAGFDTIRKVLSASVSELVAVPAISFEMAYKILEEVSKRGPKKRGE comes from the coding sequence ATGAATAAAGATCTCATAGCCATTTTTGAATATATGGAACGCGAAAAAGGAATTAAACGCGATGTAGTAATTACTGCTATTGAAACAGCGCTTAAAGCTGCTGCTCGTAAAAGTATTAAAGAAGAAGCAAATGTTTCTGTGCAAATTAATTCTAAATCTGGAGATGTTGAGGTATTTTGTGAAAAAGAAATTGTTAACCATGTTGAGCATTCAGCAAAAGAAATTTCTTTAAATACTGCACAGGGACTAGATCCCGACTGTCAACTTGGGCAATTTATTGATGTTCCAGTCACTCCTGAAAATTTCGGTCGAATTGCAGCACAAACAGCTCGTCAGATTATCTCCCAGAAATTGCGCGGAGCCGAAAGAGATGTCATCTATCAAGAGTATCGATATCGAGTTAATGAAATCATTTCAGGTGTTGCAAAACGGTTTGCAAGAGGTGCCAACCTAATTGTTGATTTAGGAAAAGTTGAGGCGCTTCTTCCAGCCCGTAATTATCCAAAAACTGAGAAATATAGAATTGGTGATCGGATTTATGCTCTTCTTTATGAAGTACAAGATCTTGAAAATGGGGGGGCTGAAGTCATTTTATCACGTAGCCATCCTGAGTTTGTTAATCAACTTTTTAGACAGGAAGTACCTGAGTTAGAAGATGGTACAATTATAATCGAAAAAATTGTCCGTGATGCGGGTTATCGCACTAAATTAACTGTTCGCTCAACAGATCAAAAAGTGGATCCCGTAGGTGCATGTGTAGGTATGCGTGGTAACCGTGTAAAAAATGTGATTCGTGAGTTAAATAACGAGAAAATTGATATTATTCCCTATAGTTCTGACCCTGTTGATCTTCTACAAAATATTCTTTCACCAATTGAAATTCGAAAAATTGGTGTAAATGAGGAAGAAAATGTTATTGCTATTATTGTAGATGACTCAGACTATGCTGCAGTGATTGGGAAACGCGGTATGAATGCACGTCTTACTGGTAAATTAATCGGATATGAGCTCGAAGTCCAAAGAATGAGCGAATATAACAAGCTTCTGGAAATTCAAAGACTCCAGTTATCAGAAAGTGACAATCCTAATCTAGATAAGCCTTTAGTAATAGAAGGAATCAATAAGTTAATCGTAGAAAATTTAGTGCAAGCAGGTTTTGACACAATACGCAAAGTCCTTTCAGCTAGTGTGAGTGAACTAGTTGCTGTTCCAGCAATTAGTTTTGAAATGGCGTATAAAATATTAGAAGAAGTGAGCAAACGAGGCCCGAAGAAACGAGGTGAATGA
- the mreD gene encoding rod shape-determining protein MreD → MTPNAYQINNRFVFILALVGIIFFPGFHLSYFAPYLVIAFYRYTRFALLWRAIGCGTIIDIFSATPYFGLNALNYFIISWILYGQKQNFFEDKQSTIPLMTLFFSILSTITSYILFLFFTKTTTLTFKWFLTDIIIMPFIDATYAYGISLFFQITNYFRKFIQQRRMR, encoded by the coding sequence ATGACACCCAATGCCTATCAAATCAATAATCGCTTTGTCTTCATCCTTGCTCTTGTTGGAATCATTTTTTTTCCAGGATTTCATTTGAGCTATTTTGCTCCTTATCTAGTCATTGCTTTTTATCGATACACTCGATTTGCTCTCTTATGGCGAGCGATCGGATGTGGAACAATTATCGATATTTTTTCTGCTACACCTTATTTTGGATTAAATGCTTTGAATTATTTTATAATTTCTTGGATCCTATATGGTCAAAAACAAAACTTTTTTGAAGACAAACAATCGACTATTCCCCTCATGACTCTGTTTTTTTCGATCCTATCGACTATAACTTCATATATTCTTTTTTTGTTTTTTACTAAAACGACTACTCTTACTTTTAAATGGTTTTTAACTGACATTATTATTATGCCATTCATAGATGCTACCTATGCATATGGAATCTCGCTTTTCTTTCAAATAACCAATTATTTTCGTAAATTCATTCAGCAAAGGAGAATGAGATGA
- a CDS encoding DNA replication/repair protein RecF encodes MKLKSLYLRTFRNYQEALIHFSPGLNVIYGENGQGKTNLLEAIYLLIHGRSFRTHHMRELIQFKKSSFYLEALFEKNGVEQILKLNFNHQGRSLIHNAASLPSLSSLLGILNGVVISPQDYELVRGGPAIRRQFLDMQIASQNPLYFHYLSRYTRAMKQRNFLLRSKKRETMEIWEAQMAESAAYLISQRLKTIKELEEEQSLKREIPPISLAYQTNPPYHEEIDQLRNYFIQQYPHYRLREIEQGSTLIGPHRDDLLIQISGQEARFFSSDGEARSCATSLRLAEWARLKTITGETPILCIDELGISLDSNRENSLYQKLKQLGQVFVTSPKKIDTLPLDAHCIRVKNGIFIN; translated from the coding sequence ATGAAATTAAAATCCCTCTATTTACGTACTTTCCGTAACTATCAAGAAGCACTTATTCATTTCTCTCCTGGTTTAAATGTGATTTATGGAGAAAATGGACAAGGGAAAACAAATCTCCTTGAAGCTATCTATCTTCTTATTCATGGCCGTTCTTTTCGTACCCATCATATGCGTGAATTGATTCAATTTAAAAAATCTTCTTTCTATCTTGAAGCACTTTTTGAAAAAAACGGAGTTGAGCAGATTCTAAAATTAAATTTCAATCATCAGGGCCGATCTCTTATTCATAATGCTGCCTCTCTTCCCTCTTTGAGTTCTCTTCTGGGTATCTTAAATGGTGTGGTCATTTCTCCTCAAGACTATGAACTGGTGAGAGGTGGTCCTGCGATTCGCCGGCAATTTCTTGATATGCAAATTGCCTCCCAAAACCCCCTCTATTTTCACTATTTAAGTCGCTATACACGTGCAATGAAACAACGTAATTTTCTCCTCCGAAGCAAAAAGAGAGAGACAATGGAGATTTGGGAGGCACAAATGGCCGAATCGGCAGCTTATCTGATTTCTCAACGACTAAAAACAATCAAAGAACTAGAAGAAGAACAATCCTTAAAAAGAGAGATTCCTCCTATCTCTCTTGCCTATCAAACAAACCCTCCGTATCATGAAGAAATCGATCAATTAAGAAATTATTTTATTCAACAGTATCCCCATTATCGGCTAAGGGAAATAGAACAAGGTAGTACATTAATTGGTCCTCATCGTGATGATCTACTTATCCAGATATCGGGACAGGAAGCACGTTTTTTTTCAAGTGATGGAGAAGCACGTTCATGCGCTACAAGCCTAAGACTTGCTGAATGGGCAAGATTAAAAACAATTACAGGAGAAACACCTATTTTATGTATTGATGAATTAGGAATTTCCCTCGACTCTAATCGTGAAAATTCACTTTATCAAAAACTTAAACAACTTGGTCAAGTTTTTGTGACTTCACCAAAAAAAATCGACACTCTTCCTTTAGATGCCCACTGCATTCGAGTCAAAAATGGGATTTTTATAAATTAA
- the dnaN gene encoding DNA polymerase III subunit beta, with product MQFSISRNELSDLIRKIQNVVPQNAPIPILSHFLLEVKNDQLVLTGTDLTVGIRCSIPAKIYKTGSLSIPSKRFFQLIRELTDPNIELMAADSEMAEIKAGSSRFRLNTMNQEDYPALPDLKAATQFTLPSIELKEVFYRTAFAVSKEDNRYVLTGVLMRIRNGEAIFVGTDGKRLAKTKISVPTPPDFSGEFILPLKAVDEMMKILGNDEKVTIYLTDDKTAIESGNTLLVTKLLSGEYPNFEQVIISQSEISMMLHREELITLLRQISLFTNSSSYSVRFTFLPGELVLTANCAEVGEGKVSMPVNYQGEKIEIAFNPFYFLDILRHSKDETVNLGISDSYNPGIITDSSNSLFIIMPMRLNDD from the coding sequence ATGCAATTCTCAATTTCAAGAAATGAACTAAGTGACTTAATTCGAAAAATTCAAAATGTAGTCCCACAGAATGCCCCTATTCCTATCCTTTCTCATTTCTTACTTGAAGTTAAAAATGACCAACTTGTTCTTACTGGTACGGATTTAACTGTTGGAATACGTTGCTCAATTCCCGCAAAAATTTATAAAACTGGTTCCCTATCGATTCCCTCAAAGCGATTTTTTCAACTGATTCGAGAATTAACGGATCCGAATATTGAGTTAATGGCGGCAGATAGTGAAATGGCTGAAATTAAAGCAGGATCATCTCGTTTTCGTCTTAATACCATGAACCAAGAAGATTACCCTGCTCTTCCTGATCTTAAAGCAGCCACGCAGTTTACTCTTCCTAGCATAGAGCTTAAAGAAGTCTTTTACCGTACTGCTTTTGCAGTCTCAAAAGAGGATAATCGTTATGTTTTGACAGGGGTCTTGATGCGGATTAGAAATGGGGAAGCAATTTTTGTGGGGACTGATGGAAAGCGACTAGCTAAAACTAAGATTTCAGTTCCTACCCCTCCTGATTTCTCAGGAGAATTTATTCTTCCTTTAAAAGCAGTTGATGAGATGATGAAAATTCTTGGTAATGATGAAAAAGTAACAATTTATTTGACTGATGATAAAACTGCGATTGAATCAGGCAATACACTATTGGTCACAAAACTCCTTTCAGGAGAGTATCCTAATTTTGAGCAAGTCATTATCTCGCAAAGTGAGATAAGCATGATGCTTCATCGTGAGGAGCTAATCACCCTTCTACGTCAAATCTCTTTATTTACGAATAGTTCTTCTTATTCAGTTCGGTTTACATTTCTTCCAGGTGAATTAGTTTTAACTGCAAATTGTGCTGAGGTTGGAGAAGGAAAGGTCAGCATGCCTGTAAATTACCAAGGAGAGAAGATCGAAATTGCCTTCAACCCATTTTATTTCCTTGATATTTTGCGCCATAGTAAAGATGAAACTGTTAACCTTGGAATTTCTGATTCTTATAATCCTGGCATTATTACAGATTCGAGTAATAGTCTATTTATCATTATGCCGATGCGGCTCAATGATGATTAA
- the rpsA gene encoding 30S ribosomal protein S1, which yields MTKHANYTWSAKNILDDIDYKDSDAETFKKILDGIQSEAEDQTEKMAPGTILTGTIVEVGKDYVVVDVGLKSEGLIPVAEFAEPNELALGNSIEVYLDRTEDENGQIVLSREKAARQRQWEYIIKHCEEGSIVKGKIIRKVKGGLMVDIGMEAFLPGSQIDNKRIKNLYDYLGKTCEFKILKINIERKNVVVSRRELLEAERISKKAELLEEIQVNDVRTGVVKNITDFGVFLDLEGIDGLLHITDMAWKRIKHPSDMVSLGEELEVIILSIDKDKGRVALGLKQKEDNPWDDIEKKYPPGKHVQGKVVKLLPYGAFVEIEPGIEGLIHVTEMSWTKNVTDPNEVVKKGEEVKAIVLSIQKDEGKISLGIKQTEHNPWNDINQKYPLGAQVTVEVKSLTNYGAFVELEKGIEGLIHISDMSWIKKVSHPSELFKKGDLVKAVILSVDEESKKITLGVKQLTQNPWEEIEKTIPVNTIVKGKITKITAFGAFVEFENGIEGLIHVTELSDKAFGKVEDIISIGDEITSKVVKLDPEHKKVSLSVKEYLIEHNQVNHDDIVIGQSKKYSKRTKERG from the coding sequence ATGACAAAACATGCAAATTATACTTGGTCAGCAAAAAATATTCTGGATGATATTGACTACAAAGATTCTGATGCTGAAACTTTTAAAAAAATTCTTGATGGCATACAGTCTGAAGCAGAAGATCAAACAGAAAAAATGGCTCCGGGGACTATTCTTACTGGCACTATTGTTGAGGTTGGTAAAGATTATGTTGTTGTTGATGTAGGTCTTAAATCAGAGGGACTGATTCCTGTTGCTGAGTTTGCTGAACCAAATGAACTAGCTTTAGGAAACAGCATTGAAGTTTATCTTGATCGTACTGAGGATGAAAATGGACAAATTGTGCTTTCAAGAGAGAAAGCAGCTCGTCAACGTCAGTGGGAATATATTATCAAACATTGTGAAGAAGGTTCTATTGTTAAAGGTAAGATTATTCGTAAAGTCAAAGGTGGTCTTATGGTAGACATTGGAATGGAAGCATTCCTACCTGGCTCACAGATTGACAATAAACGTATTAAAAATCTTTACGACTACCTCGGAAAAACATGTGAATTTAAGATACTCAAAATCAATATTGAGCGCAAAAATGTTGTTGTATCTCGTCGAGAACTGCTTGAAGCAGAAAGAATCTCAAAAAAAGCAGAGTTACTTGAAGAGATTCAAGTCAATGATGTACGTACGGGTGTAGTCAAAAATATTACTGATTTCGGAGTTTTTCTCGATCTAGAAGGTATTGATGGACTATTACATATCACTGATATGGCCTGGAAACGCATTAAACACCCTTCTGATATGGTTAGCCTTGGAGAAGAGCTAGAGGTCATCATTCTTAGTATTGACAAAGATAAAGGACGTGTTGCGCTTGGTTTAAAGCAAAAAGAAGATAATCCTTGGGATGACATTGAAAAGAAATATCCACCAGGAAAGCATGTTCAAGGAAAAGTTGTCAAACTTCTCCCATATGGAGCTTTTGTTGAAATTGAACCAGGGATTGAAGGTTTGATCCATGTGACTGAAATGTCTTGGACAAAAAATGTGACTGATCCGAATGAAGTGGTTAAAAAAGGAGAAGAAGTCAAGGCTATTGTACTTTCTATTCAAAAAGATGAAGGCAAAATATCTCTAGGTATTAAACAAACTGAACATAATCCCTGGAATGATATCAATCAAAAGTATCCTTTGGGTGCTCAGGTAACTGTTGAGGTAAAAAGTCTTACAAACTATGGAGCTTTTGTAGAACTAGAGAAAGGCATTGAAGGATTAATTCATATTTCAGATATGAGTTGGATTAAAAAAGTTTCACATCCATCTGAGCTATTTAAAAAAGGCGATCTTGTGAAGGCCGTCATTCTATCTGTTGATGAAGAAAGTAAGAAAATTACATTAGGTGTCAAGCAACTCACTCAAAATCCCTGGGAAGAAATAGAAAAGACAATTCCTGTAAATACTATTGTAAAAGGAAAGATTACAAAAATCACTGCCTTTGGTGCTTTTGTTGAGTTTGAAAATGGGATTGAAGGTTTGATCCATGTGACTGAACTTTCTGATAAAGCTTTTGGAAAGGTGGAAGATATCATTTCCATAGGAGATGAAATCACTTCTAAAGTTGTAAAGCTAGATCCTGAGCATAAAAAAGTCTCTCTCTCTGTTAAAGAGTATCTTATTGAACATAACCAAGTTAATCATGATGATATTGTGATTGGTCAAAGTAAAAAATATTCTAAAAGAACAAAAGAGAGAGGATGA
- a CDS encoding DUF4019 domain-containing protein produces the protein MKEAKEKTTDTFSSANAQAIYWINLIDQQQYMASWLEASQIVHSITTQKQWAAAMRETRLGYGVVNSRKISSHDTVTQLPGEMHGNFMILKYNTNFSKKPYQVETITLMIESRLKIWKVISYRIEEYQ, from the coding sequence GTGAAAGAAGCAAAAGAAAAAACAACAGACACGTTTTCTTCTGCAAATGCTCAGGCGATCTACTGGATCAATCTCATTGATCAGCAGCAATATATGGCTTCTTGGCTTGAAGCTAGCCAAATTGTACATAGTATCACGACTCAAAAACAATGGGCAGCTGCAATGCGCGAAACACGTTTAGGTTACGGGGTAGTGAATTCTCGAAAAATTTCTTCTCATGACACAGTGACTCAATTGCCAGGAGAAATGCATGGTAACTTTATGATACTAAAATACAATACAAATTTTTCTAAAAAGCCTTATCAAGTCGAAACAATTACTCTAATGATTGAAAGTCGTCTTAAAATTTGGAAAGTCATCTCTTACCGGATTGAAGAGTATCAATGA
- the folD gene encoding bifunctional methylenetetrahydrofolate dehydrogenase/methenyltetrahydrofolate cyclohydrolase FolD has translation MILLGKIVAEEIEKKIKQDIERLGHPPGLAVLLIGNNPNSKTYVKMKHLACQKVGIHFFLHHLPDTITEQEVIAIVNQLNQTLDIHGILIQLPLPRHIDPIRILETVDPLKDVDGLHPTNLGKMISGRKQGFIPCTPLGIKYLLDYYKISIEKKHVVIIGRSTIVGKPLAALLMQNAPGYNATVTVVHSYTPNLIFFTQQADILIVAVGIPRFVKADMIKEGAIIIDVGINHEEGSLVGDVDFENVEKKCKAITPVPKGVGPMTVAMLLYNTLLAYLQASC, from the coding sequence ATGATATTATTAGGAAAAATAGTTGCTGAGGAGATCGAAAAAAAAATTAAGCAAGACATTGAAAGATTGGGGCATCCTCCAGGACTTGCCGTACTCCTTATTGGAAATAACCCTAACTCAAAAACATATGTCAAAATGAAGCATTTAGCCTGTCAAAAAGTTGGGATCCATTTTTTTCTTCACCATCTTCCTGACACAATTACTGAACAGGAAGTGATAGCAATTGTAAACCAATTAAATCAAACGTTAGATATTCATGGCATTTTAATACAACTTCCTCTCCCAAGACATATCGACCCAATACGTATTCTAGAAACCGTAGATCCATTAAAAGATGTTGATGGTCTTCATCCTACTAATTTAGGTAAAATGATTTCAGGAAGGAAACAAGGATTTATTCCTTGTACTCCTCTTGGGATTAAATATCTTTTAGATTATTACAAGATCTCTATTGAAAAAAAACATGTCGTAATTATAGGAAGGAGTACAATTGTAGGTAAGCCACTAGCTGCCCTTTTAATGCAGAATGCTCCAGGATACAATGCTACTGTTACTGTTGTACATAGCTATACTCCTAACCTGATATTTTTTACTCAACAAGCAGATATCTTAATTGTAGCTGTTGGAATTCCAAGATTTGTTAAAGCAGATATGATTAAAGAAGGAGCCATCATCATTGATGTCGGCATTAATCACGAAGAAGGATCTCTTGTAGGGGATGTGGATTTTGAAAATGTAGAGAAAAAATGCAAAGCAATTACTCCAGTACCAAAAGGAGTTGGCCCTATGACTGTTGCCATGCTTCTTTACAATACGCTACTCGCTTATCTTCAAGCCTCTTGTTAA
- a CDS encoding ABC transporter ATP-binding protein — translation MFMLEVESMSFAYDANPVLKNISFVVPQEEIVALIGISGSGKTTLFRLITGLTQPIQGQIKIGGKLASQNGGLMTTYMRQEDLLLPWRTVLQNLLLTTELGKNQKQAKEVYLNEAHTLLKRVGLEKYSDHYPNTLSGGMRQRVALARALIGNRPLMLLDEPFASLDLVIREQLYKLIQDIREQYKKTILMVTHDFRDAMTLADRILILSEGSISGNFPLTSQLKSDPIASNQMIEKIRELLLNPF, via the coding sequence ATGTTTATGCTTGAAGTCGAGTCAATGAGCTTTGCTTATGACGCAAATCCTGTTTTGAAAAATATTTCATTTGTTGTCCCTCAGGAAGAAATTGTAGCTCTAATTGGAATTTCTGGTTCAGGTAAGACCACACTTTTTCGTTTAATTACAGGATTGACTCAACCAATACAAGGTCAAATTAAAATTGGAGGAAAACTAGCCTCTCAAAACGGAGGTTTAATGACAACATATATGAGACAGGAAGATCTATTGCTTCCTTGGCGCACTGTCCTTCAAAATCTACTTCTGACTACCGAGCTTGGAAAGAATCAGAAACAAGCAAAAGAAGTATATTTAAATGAAGCTCATACTCTGCTGAAACGTGTTGGACTAGAAAAATATTCTGACCATTATCCTAATACTCTGTCTGGAGGAATGCGTCAAAGAGTTGCATTAGCCCGTGCATTAATTGGTAACCGACCCCTTATGTTGCTTGATGAACCTTTTGCTTCTCTGGATCTAGTGATTCGAGAGCAACTCTATAAACTTATCCAAGACATTCGGGAACAATATAAAAAAACAATTCTCATGGTCACTCATGATTTCCGTGATGCAATGACTCTTGCAGATCGCATTCTTATTCTTTCTGAAGGATCTATTTCAGGCAATTTTCCTCTGACATCTCAATTAAAAAGCGATCCTATTGCTTCAAATCAAATGATTGAGAAGATTCGAGAACTTCTTTTAAATCCTTTTTAA
- a CDS encoding FAD:protein FMN transferase: MLITGCATPCSAPQHLNGIAMTMTYTVQIGDPNPDLLLVKEIITSTFSEIDKIYNNWNPQSEVSQLNCLSANEKYWLSPELANFLQLVEQIVELTEGRFDPTIGSIKEDLFKKHLQSEQNFIGWKTIHLEGNCFWKEHCETLLDLGGIAKGYAVDLLIERLQDAGFQNLFVEWGGEIRVTGQHPQQRPWRVAIFGGEIVELNEEAIATSGNYFQKWTIEGKTYTHIIDPKTTLPLTEGSIESASVVMKTCCEADAVATALMLFSSEEEAYLWAKSKNLKIWLF, encoded by the coding sequence TTGCTTATCACTGGATGTGCAACCCCCTGTTCTGCTCCCCAACATCTCAATGGCATCGCTATGACAATGACCTACACTGTGCAAATTGGAGATCCAAACCCTGATCTTTTACTTGTTAAAGAAATTATAACATCCACTTTTTCTGAAATCGATAAAATCTACAATAATTGGAATCCTCAATCTGAAGTCTCACAACTCAATTGTCTTTCTGCAAATGAAAAATATTGGCTTTCTCCTGAACTAGCCAATTTTTTACAGCTTGTGGAGCAGATTGTTGAACTAACTGAAGGGCGATTTGATCCAACAATTGGATCAATAAAGGAAGATCTTTTTAAAAAACACCTCCAATCTGAACAAAATTTCATTGGATGGAAGACAATCCATTTAGAAGGTAACTGTTTTTGGAAGGAACATTGCGAAACTCTTCTGGATTTAGGAGGGATTGCGAAAGGTTACGCTGTTGATTTACTCATTGAACGTTTACAGGATGCAGGTTTTCAAAATCTTTTTGTTGAATGGGGAGGTGAAATTCGAGTGACGGGTCAACATCCTCAACAACGCCCTTGGAGAGTCGCAATCTTTGGTGGTGAGATCGTCGAGCTCAATGAAGAAGCAATTGCGACTAGTGGGAATTATTTTCAAAAATGGACAATAGAAGGTAAAACATACACTCATATTATTGATCCAAAAACCACCCTTCCTTTAACAGAAGGATCGATTGAAAGTGCGAGTGTCGTCATGAAAACCTGTTGTGAAGCTGATGCAGTTGCAACAGCTTTAATGCTTTTTTCTTCAGAAGAAGAAGCATACTTATGGGCAAAATCAAAAAATCTTAAAATTTGGCTCTTTTAA
- the smpB gene encoding SsrA-binding protein SmpB — protein MGQRELVLNKRAYHDYEIYDTYEAGMILEGTEVKSIRNHGGNLAEAYVKIYGEELWLIGASIAPYRYGGVYNHEERRDRKLLMHKQEIMKLKKTVQTKGVTIIPISLYFKSGRLKIKIGLARGKKHHDKRRTIIEREKKREMDRSIKRAKF, from the coding sequence ATGGGACAACGCGAGTTAGTACTAAACAAACGAGCTTATCATGATTATGAAATTTATGACACTTATGAAGCAGGAATGATTCTAGAGGGGACTGAGGTCAAATCTATTCGAAATCATGGGGGCAATTTAGCTGAAGCTTATGTTAAGATTTATGGTGAAGAATTGTGGTTGATTGGCGCTTCTATTGCTCCATATCGCTATGGAGGTGTCTATAACCACGAAGAACGTCGAGATCGGAAACTCTTGATGCATAAGCAAGAGATTATGAAGTTGAAAAAAACTGTTCAGACAAAAGGAGTCACAATTATTCCTATTTCTCTCTATTTTAAATCTGGAAGACTAAAAATTAAAATTGGTCTTGCTCGTGGAAAAAAGCACCATGATAAAAGAAGGACAATCATTGAAAGAGAAAAAAAGCGAGAGATGGATCGATCGATTAAAAGAGCCAAATTTTAA